A section of the Phacochoerus africanus isolate WHEZ1 chromosome 4, ROS_Pafr_v1, whole genome shotgun sequence genome encodes:
- the LOC125124433 gene encoding LOW QUALITY PROTEIN: uncharacterized protein LOC125124433 (The sequence of the model RefSeq protein was modified relative to this genomic sequence to represent the inferred CDS: inserted 1 base in 1 codon), with product MKGLLLLPLLLLGTVSALYLENDAPHQGRGETQADLRQDLEGSGEQERELALNDEVPESEGEARAPSSQDAFVDEEAMESDQAALDENVECPREEDRVLMQASTGDHSPLYVLVWTPRTFNEAQKICGRCHPGNLISIHSYRTNRFFQRWTSRYNQRLYWIGGYITYWHRYRRFRWTDGSHWNFQFWARGHPRNGSGRCVSFSSRGGHWRRTSCKRRLPFISKPMNKARLPTAFPDPCFFFVRFAGLLWVGKPSKHALLLRGWGSYMWQEAGPWSASREQGPPPSIRAASGVQRPEALSVRASDSGEGLCKHTGHRQGGQVKLSSLSQDSVDMKGLLLLPLLLLGTVSALYLENDAPHQGRGETQADLRQDLEGSGEQERELALNDEVPESEGEARAPSSQDAFVDEEAMESDQAALDENVECPREEDSVQMQASTGGQTCXYVLVRRLRTFKQAQYVCRRCYRGNLISIHNYRTNRFIQRWTSSRNQARFWIGGFIRHWTRCTRFRWTDGSCWNFQFWARGHPRNGSGRCVSMCARGGHWRRTSCKRRLPFICSI from the exons ATGAAAGgcctcctgctcctgccccttCTGCTGCTGGGGACAGTTTCGGCTCTTTATCTGG AGAATGATGCTCCCCATCAGGGCAGAGGAGAGACTCAAGCAGACCTGAGGCAGGATCTGGAAGGCTCAGGAGAACAGGAGCGAGAGCTGGCCCTGAATGATGAAGTGCCTGAGTcagagggagaggccagggctccCAGCTCTCAAGATGCCTTTGTGGATGAGGAGGCCATGGAGTCAGACCAAGCTGCCCTAGATGAGAATGTGGAGTGTCCCAGGGAAGAGGACAGAGTTCTAATGCAGGCCAGTACTGGGGATCATTCCCCCTTGTACGTGTTGGTGTGGACCCCAAGGACATTTAACGAAGCTCAG AAAATTTGTGGCAGGTGCCACCCAGGAAACCTGATCTCCATCCACAGTTACAGGACAAACCGTTTCTTCCAGCGCTGGACCAGTAGGTACAACCAACGACTGTACTGGATTGGAGGCTACATCACATACTGG CACCGGTACAGGAGATTTCGGTGGACTGATGGGAGTCATTGGAATTTTCAATTCTGGGCCCGAGGGCATCCTAGGAATGGGAGCGGTCGCTGTGTGTCCTTTTCTTCCAGAG GGGGTCACTGGCGACGAACGTCATGCAAAAGGCGCCTGCCCTTCATCT CCAAGCCGATGAATAAAGCCAGACTTCCCACAGCATTCCCCGACCCTTGTTTCTTCTTCGTGCGCTTTGCAGGACTCCTCTGGGTTGGAAAACCCTCGAAGCACGCCCTCCTGCTtc GGGGTTGGGGCAGCTACATGTGGCAGGAGGCAGGCCCCTGGAGTGCCAGCCGAGAGCAGGGCCCACCG CCCAGTATAAGGGCTGCCTCTGGGGTCCAGCGGCCAGAGGCACTGAGTGTGAGGGCTTCAGACTCTGGAGAG GGGCTGTGCAAACACACAGGACATCGCCAAGGAGGGCAGGTGAAGCTGTCTTCCCTGTCCCAAGACTCTGTGGATATGAAAGgcctcctgctcctgccccttCTGCTGCTGGGGACAGTTTCGGCTCTTTATCTGG AGAATGATGCTCCCCATCAGGGCAGAGGAGAGACTCAAGCAGACCTGAGGCAGGATCTGGAAGGCTCAGGAGAACAGGAGCGAGAGCTGGCCCTGAATGATGAAGTGCCTGAGTcagagggagaggccagggctccCAGCTCTCAAGATGCCTTTGTGGATGAGGAGGCCATGGAGTCAGACCAAGCTGCCCTAGATGAGAATGTGGAGTGTCCCAGGGAAGAGGACAGTGTTCAAATGCAGGCGAGCACTGGGGGCCAGACCT ACTATGTGTTGGTGAGGAGACTAAGGACATTTAAGCAAGCTCAG TATGTTTGCAGAAGGTGCTACCGTGGGAACCTGATCTCCATCCACAATTATCGGACAAACCGTTTCATCCAGCGCTGGACCAGTTCACGCAACCAAGCACGTTTCTGGATTGGAGGCTTCATCAGACACTGG ACCCGGTGCACAAGATTTCGGTGGACTGATGGGAGTTGCTGGAATTTTCAATTCTGGGCCCGAGGGCATCCTAGGAATGGAAGTGGTCGCTGTGTGTCCATGTGTGCCAGAG GGGGTCACTGGCGACGAACGTCATGCAAAAGGCGTCTGCCCTTCATCTGCTCTATCTAA
- the LOC125125156 gene encoding proteoglycan 3-like, whose amino-acid sequence MKGLLLLPLLLLGTVSALYLENDAPYQGRGETQADLRQDLEGSGEQERELALNDEVPESEGEARAPSSQDAFVDEEAMESDQAALDENVECPREEDSVQMQASTGGLTHFYLLVRSPRTFKQAQNVCSRCYRGNLASIHNYKINSFIQNAIYLRNQAQVWIGGFLGPLTRYRRFQWSDGSHWNFQFWAPGQPRNGSGHCVSMTARGGRWRLISCLKSLPFVCSI is encoded by the exons ATGAAAGgcctcctgctcctgccccttCTGCTGCTGGGGACAGTTTCGGCTCTTTATCTGG AGAATGATGCTCCCTATCAGGGCAGAGGAGAGACTCAAGCAGACCTGAGGCAGGATCTGGAAGGCTCAGGAGAACAGGAGCGAGAGCTGGCCCTGAATGATGAAGTGCCTGAGTcagagggagaggccagggctccCAGCTCTCAAGATGCCTTTGTGGATGAGGAGGCCATGGAGTCAGACCAAGCTGCCCTAGATGAGAATGTGGAGTGTCCCAGGGAAGAGGACAGTGTTCAAATGCAGGCGAGCACTGGGGGCCTGACCCACTTCTACTTGTTGGTCAGGAGCCCAAGGACATTTAAGCAAGCTCAG AATGTCTGCAGCAGGTGTTACCGAGGGAACTTGGCCTCCATCCACAATTACAAGATAAACTCTTTCATCCAGAATGCGATCTATTTGCGCAACCAAGCACAGGTCTGGATTGGAGGCTTCCTAGGGCCCTTG ACCCGGTACAGGAGATTTCAGTGGAGTGATGGGAGTCACTGGAATTTTCAATTCTGGGCCCCAGGGCAGCCTAGGAATGGGAGTGGTCACTGCGTGTCCATGACTGCCAGAG GAGGTCGCTGGCGACTAATTTCATGCCTAAAGAGTCTGCCCTTCGTCTGCTCTATCTAA